The genomic window TTTCCGTAGGCAGTATGACCGCCAATATCGTGCATCCGCGCGAGGTGTTTAAGCCGGCCATTGAGCACGGCGCCGTCGCCTTAATAATTGCCCACAACCACCCGTCCGGCAGCACCAAACCGACACAATCTGATATTGATATCACCGAACAACTGGTTAAAGCCGGAAAAATCTTGGGCATTGACCTGCTTGACCATATCATCATCGCCAAAAATAAATTTGCCAGCGTTCCCGCCAGCTATGAATCATAAAAACAATAAAAAATACGCCATCACCGGCGCGGATCGAATTTTTTTATTCCATGACATTGATGAAAAAAATCCGCGACCGCAAAGAATCAAGAGAATAAAATTTCATGTTGAACAGGACGACTATTTTGGCACCCTGGCCGCAATTTTGAATTTGCTCACCGAAGATGAAACCACGCCTAAAAATGCGCCAAACAAAAAACTTTTAGAAAAGCTCGTTGAGGACTTAAATTTTCTTCAGGACAATTTTAAGATAATCAAAAAATAAAACCTGCGGTCTGTGCCCGGAGGTTTTTTTATTACCTAAAATCATCCGCGAAGAATTCATAGCCGCCGATTAAAGTCGGGGTTGAAAGAAAATACCAGATAATCACGTCGTCCAACGGGAAAATCTTTCCAAACAGATTAAAGCTGTAAAAATATTGACCCGGCCACCACCAGCTGCCAATTTGCAAAGAGATCACTTCATAAATAAAAAACACCACCGCAAAAAACAACGTCGGCAGGATGGTTTTTTTAAGCAATTTAGGATTTTTATAAAAAATAAGTATTGACGGGATAATTAAAACCGGCACTGACATCAAAAAATAATTGGCGGTGATTAAATTTTTGTTAAAATAATACAGTCCATAAACAAAAGCCGACAACACTATAAATAAACCGATGATATATTTAATATTCTTTGAAATCTTTTTGTTTTTATCTTTATCAACAAAATATTCATAAAAACAAAGTACCCAGAAAAAATTTAAAAACGCGAACAGCATGTTCTCCAGCGGAACCAACCCGAACGGTCTGCCAAAAATTGACTGCACATCCCAAACATTGGCCAGTCGCGTGGCCAATTCAATCGGCGGGGCAAAAAGAATCACGGCCAGCAGGGAAAAAAGCAAAACCTTGGTTCGAGAATTTTTCAGCCAGATAAAATTAGCGATGCTGGGAGGAACCAACACGATCAAAATTGAATAAAGATAATATGGACGGAAAATAAAAACCGCCAGACAAGCCAGCCAAAAATAAACAAATAAATAAATTAATCTTTTTTTCTTAACGTCAAACACCATAACCCCTAAATTATACCCCAAAAACTATCCCCGGCATAGTTGACTTAATTTTTCTGCAATGATAAATTATAAAGGTATATATAGATATAAACTCATTCGTTCGGAAAAGTTAAAGAAAGCTTTAACTTTTCTCTCACTCATTTCGATTATGAATAAAGCAAACAACAACCACTGGTATTTTATTAAGAATCTGTTCGTCTACGCGAAAAGCGGCGGTGGTTTGTTGTGTGTATAAATGTTCATGAAAACACAGAAATCCCGCCTCGCAGGCGGGGTTTTTAGTTAATATCGCTCTTTCCACATACATGGAGGCCAACCATGAAGTCAGCGGCGGCGGGAATCAAAGTGCGCATGGATGACGGGCACCCGGAATGGGTGGATCCCGAAGTCAGCCACACTCAAGAGTTTACGCTCATACCGCCTGCTCTTGAACAGGCGGAGACAAGCCCCAAAACCATCATCCTGTACTGTGAATACTGTGACAACCTGACTCGGCACCGTGAATTCGATCAGAAGGAGCCGAAGTACAAACCGGTTCGCTGCGGATTCAAGCTGGTGTGGGCACGGGCAACCTGTCTAAAGTGTGGTTCAATCTACCCGGAGATCTACACTCCGAAGATCGTCCATCTGTACTGCCCCAAGTGCGATCCCGCGGGCGAACGGAAGGTGAAGTATTTCAAGGTTGAGCCCGGTTATCCCCATCCCCCGCGCACGGAAAGCAATAACTACATCCTGCTTGAACCGAACGCGGTGTGTATGGAGTGCGGATCAGTTGATTACAGTTTCACCCAGCTCAAACTGCCGGATGAAAACGTCGTCAGCTTGACCGACCAGATTGACGCCGCCACAGTGCGCAAAATCTGATGTCTTCAGACAATGCGCCGAACAGGCCGACAGGCCACAGAACACCTACGGGGGAAGGTGTTCTTTTTTTAATATTGACGAAATAAAATAAAGCTATACTATACCTATATAGTATGATATCAACAAAACTTGCTCAAGCGGTCATAAATCCAAACCAGCCCATACCGACGGACAACCCCGTAGTCACCGGCTTAAACATATTCGGCCTTTTTTCGGGCCTAGGCACGGCCGATCTGCGGTTGGTCATTGCCAACCTAATTAGATTGGCTTTGGGTTTTATTGGTATAATAATGATGATAATGATTATTTGGGGCGGATTCTTATGGTTAACCGCCGGCGGCAATGACGACCAAACCGCCAAAGCCAAGGGCACACTGGTCAACGCCATCATCGGCCTCGTCATTATTCTGACCGCCAACAGTATTGTCATGTATCTTATCAGCGCCTTAACCGTCTCAACCGGCGCGCCGCTTTTATAAATATACCCAATAAATATATGTCCGAAACCTTTAAACAAAAAGTTTTAAAAATCGTTTCCAAAATTCCCAGAGGTTCGGTTTTGACATACAAAGAAGTGGCGACTCGTGCCGGTAGCCATAAGGCCTTCCGGGCGGTTGGAAATATTTTACACGCCAATCATAACCCCAAGATACCCTGCCATCGCGTGATTGGCTCTGATGGCAAAATGCATGGCTTTAATCGCGGTATTAACACCAAAATCCGACTCTTAAAACAAGAAGGTCTGACATTCTGACGTCTATTGACAAAATTTACCCTATTTTATATACTTGGGGCATAAAAATCTATGTGGGACCCCGGCCATCCGGGGGTTTGCACCACTAACAGACCCGCTTTAGCGGGAATTACAAATTATGTCTAAAAGAATGGATGCCCTAAGGGCAAAGGTAGACGCGAATAAGGTTTATTCAATTGACGAAGCTATTAAATTAGCCAAAGAAACTTCCGGCGTAAAATTTGACGCCACCGTAGAAGTCCATGCCAACCTGGGCATTGACACCAAAAAAACCGAACAACAAGTCAGAGCCACCGTGGTTCTGCCCCATGGCACCGGCAAAAGCAAAACGGTAGCCGCCTTTGTGTCCGCTGAAAAAGAAAAAGAGGCCAAAGAAGCCGGCGCTGATTTTATTTACGGCGAAGAAGAAATTAAAAAAATAAAAGACACCGGCAAAATTGAATTTGAAGTGGCCGTCACCACTCCGGACATGATGCCTAAATTGGCTTCCATCGCCAAGGTGCTCGGCCCTAAGGGTTTGATGCCAAACCCAAAAACCGATACCGTTGGCCCAAACATTAAAAAAATGATTGAGGAACTGAAAAAAGGAAAAGTCACTTTCAAAAACGACGACACCGCCAACATTCACCAGGCAATCGGCAAAGCCAGCTTCTCCGAAGAACAGCTTAAGGAAAACTTGAACGCATTTTTAGACGCCCTAAAGAAAGCCAAGCCGGCCACGGCCAAAGGCACGTTTATCAAAAACCTGGTTCTGTCCTCAACTATGGGACCGGCGATTAAACTCACCGCCTCTGCCTAGAATCATCCACCCCTAAAGGGGTGGTTTTTCAAAAATATGGCAATATGTTCATAATTGCTACCGTAGAAAAATATCTGCTGACACAAGATCGTATCAAAAAAATGTTACTCGCGGGTGCGGATGTAATCAGATTTAATTTCTCCTACCGGACCATTGAAGAAAACATTAATTTTATAGCCATGGCCCAGCAGGCCATTGATGACCTGAACGCTTCCGCCAAAATTTTGATTGATTTTCCCTTAAATAAATTCCGGCTGGGTGACTTTGAAGCAAAATTTTTACCGGTAAATGAAAATGATGAAATAATATTCAAATCCGGGACATATGTTGAAAATTGCCAGGACGGCGTTCCGGTCCAGGTGCCAAATTTAGGCGAAAAATTACAAATCGGTCAGACCATTACCATCGGCGATGGAGAAATTTCGGTTCAGGTTATTGAAATTATAGATAAAGAATCCGCCCGGGTAAGAGTTCTCAACAAAGGCCTGCTTCAATACATGAAAACATTTCATATTTTTAAAGAAATTGAAGAAGAAAAAATTTTACAAAACTACGCCGACATAATCCGGGGCATAAAACATATCAATCCATACTATTTCGCAATTTCATATTTTAATCCGCAACTGCTGGAACGAATAATTGAACTGATATATAAAGAAGATATAAACCCAAAAATTATTTTAAGAATAGAAAACGAGATGGATGAAAACGAACTTGAAAAAATCTGCCAAACCAATAATTTCCACATGATTCTGATTGACCGGGGCGAACTGGGAGTCAACATGCCGTATTATAAAACCGGCACGCACCAGAAAAAAATTATTGCCATCGCCAAAAAATACAATAAGCCGGTCATCATCTCCACCCACATTCTGGAGAGCGCCATGAACAATTATATCCCCAACCGCGCCGAAATATTGGACATCACCAATAGTGTGATTGACGGCGTGGAGGGCCTGATGCTCTGCCGCGAAACCGCCACCAATGTCCGGCCGGCCTACATCATTTCCGTGGCCAAAAAAATCATTGCCGAAGCGGAAAAGTTCAAAAATCAAACCAGCCAGACCTAAGGAAAGCCGCTGTTGCCAAACATCGGCTTTTTTGTTATGCTGAAAAGAGATTTTTACTTCTAAAATAAGCAAAAAATATGCCGGAAGAAGAAAAATACATCCGCCCCACCTGGGATGAATATTTTATGGAAATAATGAGGGCGGTTGCCAAAAGATCAACCTGTGATCGGGGTCGGGCCGGTTGTGTAATAGCCAAAGATAAACAGATACTTGTAACCGGTTATGCCGGTTCGCCCAAGGGTTTACCCCACTGTGATGATGTCGGCCACCAGATGAAAACCACTATTCACGAAGACGGACACCAAAGTCAACACTGCGTCCGCACTGCCCATGCCGAACAAAACGCCATTGTCCAGGCCGCCAAATTAGGAATTGCCATTGATGGGGGCACAATGTATTGCCGAATGACTCCATGCGCGGTGTGCGCCAAAATGATTATAAATGCCGGAATAAAAAGAGTAGTTTGTGAAAAACAATATCATGCCGGAGCTGAAACTGAAGAAATGTTTAAACAAGTCGGCATTGAATTGGAATTTCTTGAAAAAACCCTAGAAGCTTATGCCAACCAATAAAATAGTTTTTGTATTCTGTGGCCTAATGGCCAGCGGCAAAGATACGGCCGCCGAATATTTAGAAAAAAAATATAACGCCAGCATTTTCAGTTTCACCACCATGCTCAACGACGCTTTAGACAGATTTTATCTTGAACACAATCGCGATAATCTGGTCAAAATGTCCGAAATTATCAGAAACGCATATGGAGAAGATGCGATGGCCAAAACAATGGGTAAAGATGTGGAAAACGCCGACAGCAATTTTATTGTTATCTCAAATGCCAGGCGTCTGGCTGACATAGAATATTTATCAAAAATGCCTAATTTTGTATTGATAAAAATAGAAGCTGACATAAAAACCAGGTACCAACGCCTTTCCACACGCAACCAGAAAGCCGACGACCAGACAAAAACATTCGAACAGTTCGTAGCCGACCACCAACGATCAACCGAAGTAAGTATCTTGGAAATTATGAAACACGCCACCGTGACCATAAATAACGACGGCGATCTGGATAATTTGTATAAACAACTAGATAATTTAATCAAATAAGTTAAAAGATATGAAACAATATCTGGACCTTCTACGTCACATCTACAATAATGGCACGGATAAAGATGACCGCACCGGAGTGGGTACACGGAGTGTTTTTGGCTATCAAACACGATACAATTTGGCCGACGGTTTCCCCCTCCTTACTACCAAAAAAGTACACCTCAAATCTGTCATTATAGAACTCCTGTGGTTTTTGCGCGGTGACACCAATATACAATTTCTGGTGCAAAACGATGTAAAAATCTGGAATGAATGGGCCTACCAAATTTATTTAGAAAAAAATAACTTAGTAGATCAACTTCCCCGTTATTCTGAATCTTGGGAGGCAAAAAAAAATGAATTTATCACCCAAATAAAACAAAATGATGAGTTCGCCAAACAGTGGGGCGAACTTGGGCCAATTTACGGAAAACAATGGCGGTGTTGGGAAGCAAAAGATGGAAAAAAAATTGATCAGGTTAAAGAAGTCCTGGATCTTATTAAAAATGACCCCACTTCACGCCGTATCATCATCAGCGGCTGGAATGTGGGCGAAATCCAGGAGCTTATACGAAACCACCACCATGCGCCACCTCCATGTCATACACTATTTCAATTTATGGTCGTCGGCGACAAATTGTCTTTGCAGATGTATCAACGAAGCGCCGACACTTTCTTGGGGGTACCTTTTAATATCGCTTCTTACGCTCTGTTTCTAATGATGGTAGCCCAGGTAAGCGGCTTAAAGGTGGGTGAATTTATACATACCATAGGTGATGCACATATATACCGCAATCACTTTAACCAAGTAGAGGAACAGTTGGCGCGCGAACCCCGCCAATTACCTCAAATGAAAATCAACCCGGCGATAAAAGACATTTTCGGTTTTAAATATGAAGATTTTGAAATCATCGGCTACGAACCACACCCGCCCATAAAGGCCCCGATTGCCGTGTAATATGTTTTCCATCATCGCCGCCGTGGCCAAAAACAACTGCATCGGAAAAAACAACAAAATCCCCTGGAGCATCCCCGAGGACTTTCAGTATTTTAAGAAAACTACCTTGGGCAAAACCTGTCTGATGGGGCAAAACACCTTTGAATCAATCATGGGGTATTTAAACAAACCCCTGCCGGGAAGAAAAACCGCAGTTGTTACTCTTGATAAAAATTTTAAAGCGCCGGCGGATGTGCGTGTTTTTTACTCTTTGGACGAGGCCCTGGAAAAATTGAAAGACGAAGACGTGTTTATCTGCGGCGGCGCCAGCATCTATCGCCAAACGATCAATAAAGCCGACTATTTGTATATCACCTGGGTCAATCAGGAACCGGATGGCGACGTTTTCTTTCCAACTATAGACCCGCAGATCTGGAAAGAAACCTGGCGGGAAGACCATGAAAATTTTTCGTTTACAACATATAGTAAGATCTAACCAAAATATGTTCATCATGATTGATGGCATTGACGGCAGCGGTAAAAGCACCGTCATCAATACCTGGAAAGAATACTTAACCTCCCAAGGCAACGCCATTTTTGATCTCAAAGGATACTGGCAGGCCAACCACGAGTATCCTCCCCTGTCAGAATTAAAATCCTATGATTTTATCTTCAGCTGTGAACCGACTTACGCCGGTGTTGGCCGGGTAATCAGGGAAGAACTGATTAAAAACGGTAATAATTATCCGCCCCGGGCAATTGTGGAGGCGTTTTCTCTTGACCGGCTGGTGCTTTATGAAAAAATCATCATCCCTTTACTTCACGACAAAAAATTTATAATCCAAGACCGCGGCGTGAGCACATCATTGGCCTACCAACACCTTCAGGATGAAAAATTTACCTTTGATTATTTAAGCGACATGCCGGGAAACAAGCTGGCTTTAACAAACCGGCCTGACCACCTGGTCTTGATGAATCTTTCAGCCGAAGAAGCAATCAAACGATTGCAAACCAGAATGGAAAAAGATGATAATGCCATCTTTGAAAAACTAGAATTTTTAAAAAAACTAACCGGCGTGTATCGGTCGCCTGCATATCAGGACCTTTTTACCTCCCGCGGCTGCCAAATAAACAGCTTGAATGCAGAGGTAGAAATTGATATAATGAAGCAAGAAGCAATTAATTTATTAAAAAGCTTCTTAATTTAATAATATGCTAAAAACAGCCACCGAAATAATCAAAGACAGCTGGTCGGTTTACGCCAGATCATTTAAAAAAATCTGGGTATATTTGTTGTTACTGCTCATCCCCACTTTGGCGCTTTCGGCTATTGGCACTCTGTCTCTCTATTTATCCGTCTATCTGCCTTCTTCAAATTTACCCGGGGAAATTATCACCTTCGTGGTCTTCGCGGCCAGTTTTGTGTTTACCCTCTGGGTTTCCATATCATTCTCCTTTGCCCTGCGTGATCTGATTTTAGGCCGCGAACCGGCTGATTGGAGAAATAATTTTGGCACATCAAGCAATTTAATCTGGCCGGTAATTTACACCAGCATCCTGGTAACTTTGATTGTTACCGGTGGCACGCTTTTGCTCGTTATTCCGGGTCTGATCTTCCTGGTCTGGTATAATTTTACTTTCTACAGCATCCTTTTTGAAGGACAAAAAGGCGTGTCAGCGCTGCGTGCCAGCAAGGCCTTGGTAGTTGGCAGATGGTGGCACATGGCCTGGAGAATTTTGGCGCCATGGATTTTATTCGGGGTTATCGCCGGAATTGTCTCTTATATTTTATCAGCGCTGATCCAATATATCCCCCTGACGCCTTTGATCGCGACGATTGTTGAACGTGTTTTAGATACAGTAATTAACGTTTCCTTAGCGCCGCTCACTGCCGCCGCCACCATCATCTTATATTTCAGCGCCAAAGAAAACCCGGTCGGACAAACAGTGCAGCCGCCAGTCCAACCATAACCTATGCCTAAACTTATTCCCGTCATCGGCATGGAAATACATGTTGAGCTCAAGACCAAGAGCAAAATGTTTTGTTCCTGTAAAAACGATCCGGACCGAACCGCGCCGAACACAAATGTCTGTGAAATTTGTCTGGCTCACCCGGGCACCCTGCCTGTGCCCAACAAATCGGCAATTGAGTGGACGGTAAAAATCGCCAAGGCCCTGAATTGTTTTATAAACCGCGACAGCAAGTTTGATCGCAAGCATTATTTTTATCCTGATCTGCCCAAGGCCTACCAGATTTCCCAATATGACCAGCCCATTGGCGAGCATGGACACATACAATTAGAACATGAAGTTGGCATTACCCGCGTGCACTTGGAAGAAGATACGGCCAAACTGTCGCATGGCGCTGACGAAAATACTTTGGTTGATTTTAACCGCGCCGGCGTGCCGCTGGTAGAAATTGTTTCCGAGCCGGATATAGAAAACGCCACCGAAGCTAAGGTTTATTGCCAGGAACTGCAAATGATTTTTAGATATTTGGGCGTAAGCGACGCTGATATGGAAAAAGGCCACATGCGCTGTGAGGCCAACATTTCCCTTCAGGAAGAAGGAAAATTTGAAAAAGACGCCGGCACGATTAAACCGATTGGAAAATATAAATTAAACCCGAAAGTGGAAGTAAAAAACATCAATTCTTTCCGCGCGGTTGAAAAAGCCATTGAATACGAAATCAAAAGACAAACCGAAATGATTAAAAAAGGCGAAACCTGGAAACAGCAAACCCGCGGCTGGGATGATCCCAAAGGCGAGACCGTTTTACAACGGGAAAAAGAAACTTCGGCCGACTACAGATACTTCCCGGAACCGGACATTCCCCCATTCCACCCCAATACAATTGCCGGCGACGTAAAATTGCCGGAATTGCCGCAGGCCAAACGCGCACGCTTTAGAAATGAATACGGATTTTCATTCTCTGACGCTGAAATTTTAACCGCCGACCAACATTGGGCCGGTTACACTGAAGAAGTCATGAGTGAACTCGTTGATTGGGTGCATAGCTTAAAAGAAAAAACCGATACTGATGAAATTTTACGCGATAAAAAACAGCAAATGGCACGCCTCGCCGGCGGCTGGCTGACCAGCAAACTGATGGGTATGATGGCCGAGCGAAAAATTGACATCCGAATTTTAAAATTGACTCCGGAAAACTTTGCCGAACTTATCGCTTTGATCTACGCCAACAAAATTAATTCCACCAATGCCCAAAAATTACTGGCTGAAATGCTGGATTCCGGAGTGGACATGGATCCAACCCATATTATGGAGGAAAAGGGCTACGGACAGATTAGTGATGAAAAAAAATTATCTGAAATTGTTGATGAAGTGATAAAAAATCACCCGGCGCAGGTTGAACAATATAAAAAAGGCAAAGAGCCGCTTTTACAATTTCTCAAAGGCATGGTAATGAAAGCCACTGAAGGCGGCGCTGATCCGCAGGTGGCGGAAAAACTTCTAAAGAAAAAATTAAAGAATTAAAACAGACCCCGAGAGGGGTCTGTTTTTTTACTTTACCATCTGTAAGGCCTCTTTCATCAACTGTTCACTCGTCTTCCCCCTGCCGTCAAGCTTCTTGGCCGCCTCTCTGGCCTCGGCCGCGCCATAACCAAGGGCCATTAATCCGGCCACCACATCTCCCAAAATATCACCCTCGGCAAATTCTTCAACTGTTCCTGACCCAATCACTTTGTTTTTAAGTTCCACCACAATGCGCTCGGCGGTTTTTTTGCCGATACCGCTGACATTGGTCAAATAACCCACATCCTCGCGCGCAATCGCGGACGAAATTTCATGCACACTGCCCAAAGACAATAAATGCATGGCTGTTTTCGGGCCAATGCCGCTGACTAGTAGAAATTTGGTAAATAAATCTTTTTCTTCCGGACTGGCAAAACCGTAAAGCTCCATCGCGTTTTCGCGGACCGCCAAGTAAGTCAAAACCTGCACCTCTGTGCCCACTGTCCAACCCTGGGTGTAGCGCGCGCTCACCATTACTTCATAACCAACTCCGCCGGAAGTCAAAAT from Patescibacteria group bacterium includes these protein-coding regions:
- the rplA gene encoding 50S ribosomal protein L1, translated to MSKRMDALRAKVDANKVYSIDEAIKLAKETSGVKFDATVEVHANLGIDTKKTEQQVRATVVLPHGTGKSKTVAAFVSAEKEKEAKEAGADFIYGEEEIKKIKDTGKIEFEVAVTTPDMMPKLASIAKVLGPKGLMPNPKTDTVGPNIKKMIEELKKGKVTFKNDDTANIHQAIGKASFSEEQLKENLNAFLDALKKAKPATAKGTFIKNLVLSSTMGPAIKLTASA
- a CDS encoding dTMP kinase, with translation MFIMIDGIDGSGKSTVINTWKEYLTSQGNAIFDLKGYWQANHEYPPLSELKSYDFIFSCEPTYAGVGRVIREELIKNGNNYPPRAIVEAFSLDRLVLYEKIIIPLLHDKKFIIQDRGVSTSLAYQHLQDEKFTFDYLSDMPGNKLALTNRPDHLVLMNLSAEEAIKRLQTRMEKDDNAIFEKLEFLKKLTGVYRSPAYQDLFTSRGCQINSLNAEVEIDIMKQEAINLLKSFLI
- a CDS encoding AAA family ATPase, producing MPTNKIVFVFCGLMASGKDTAAEYLEKKYNASIFSFTTMLNDALDRFYLEHNRDNLVKMSEIIRNAYGEDAMAKTMGKDVENADSNFIVISNARRLADIEYLSKMPNFVLIKIEADIKTRYQRLSTRNQKADDQTKTFEQFVADHQRSTEVSILEIMKHATVTINNDGDLDNLYKQLDNLIK
- the ruvA gene encoding Holliday junction branch migration protein RuvA, with translation MISVLKGKILENNGSQVTILTSGGVGYEVMVSARYTQGWTVGTEVQVLTYLAVRENAMELYGFASPEEKDLFTKFLLVSGIGPKTAMHLLSLGSVHEISSAIAREDVGYLTNVSGIGKKTAERIVVELKNKVIGSGTVEEFAEGDILGDVVAGLMALGYGAAEAREAAKKLDGRGKTSEQLMKEALQMVK
- a CDS encoding cytidine/deoxycytidylate deaminase family protein; this encodes MPEEEKYIRPTWDEYFMEIMRAVAKRSTCDRGRAGCVIAKDKQILVTGYAGSPKGLPHCDDVGHQMKTTIHEDGHQSQHCVRTAHAEQNAIVQAAKLGIAIDGGTMYCRMTPCAVCAKMIINAGIKRVVCEKQYHAGAETEEMFKQVGIELEFLEKTLEAYANQ
- the thyA gene encoding thymidylate synthase, yielding MKQYLDLLRHIYNNGTDKDDRTGVGTRSVFGYQTRYNLADGFPLLTTKKVHLKSVIIELLWFLRGDTNIQFLVQNDVKIWNEWAYQIYLEKNNLVDQLPRYSESWEAKKNEFITQIKQNDEFAKQWGELGPIYGKQWRCWEAKDGKKIDQVKEVLDLIKNDPTSRRIIISGWNVGEIQELIRNHHHAPPPCHTLFQFMVVGDKLSLQMYQRSADTFLGVPFNIASYALFLMMVAQVSGLKVGEFIHTIGDAHIYRNHFNQVEEQLAREPRQLPQMKINPAIKDIFGFKYEDFEIIGYEPHPPIKAPIAV
- a CDS encoding dihydrofolate reductase, with amino-acid sequence MFSIIAAVAKNNCIGKNNKIPWSIPEDFQYFKKTTLGKTCLMGQNTFESIMGYLNKPLPGRKTAVVTLDKNFKAPADVRVFYSLDEALEKLKDEDVFICGGASIYRQTINKADYLYITWVNQEPDGDVFFPTIDPQIWKETWREDHENFSFTTYSKI
- a CDS encoding MGMT family protein gives rise to the protein MSETFKQKVLKIVSKIPRGSVLTYKEVATRAGSHKAFRAVGNILHANHNPKIPCHRVIGSDGKMHGFNRGINTKIRLLKQEGLTF
- a CDS encoding pyruvate kinase, which codes for MFIIATVEKYLLTQDRIKKMLLAGADVIRFNFSYRTIEENINFIAMAQQAIDDLNASAKILIDFPLNKFRLGDFEAKFLPVNENDEIIFKSGTYVENCQDGVPVQVPNLGEKLQIGQTITIGDGEISVQVIEIIDKESARVRVLNKGLLQYMKTFHIFKEIEEEKILQNYADIIRGIKHINPYYFAISYFNPQLLERIIELIYKEDINPKIILRIENEMDENELEKICQTNNFHMILIDRGELGVNMPYYKTGTHQKKIIAIAKKYNKPVIISTHILESAMNNYIPNRAEILDITNSVIDGVEGLMLCRETATNVRPAYIISVAKKIIAEAEKFKNQTSQT
- the gatB gene encoding Asp-tRNA(Asn)/Glu-tRNA(Gln) amidotransferase subunit GatB; the encoded protein is MPKLIPVIGMEIHVELKTKSKMFCSCKNDPDRTAPNTNVCEICLAHPGTLPVPNKSAIEWTVKIAKALNCFINRDSKFDRKHYFYPDLPKAYQISQYDQPIGEHGHIQLEHEVGITRVHLEEDTAKLSHGADENTLVDFNRAGVPLVEIVSEPDIENATEAKVYCQELQMIFRYLGVSDADMEKGHMRCEANISLQEEGKFEKDAGTIKPIGKYKLNPKVEVKNINSFRAVEKAIEYEIKRQTEMIKKGETWKQQTRGWDDPKGETVLQREKETSADYRYFPEPDIPPFHPNTIAGDVKLPELPQAKRARFRNEYGFSFSDAEILTADQHWAGYTEEVMSELVDWVHSLKEKTDTDEILRDKKQQMARLAGGWLTSKLMGMMAERKIDIRILKLTPENFAELIALIYANKINSTNAQKLLAEMLDSGVDMDPTHIMEEKGYGQISDEKKLSEIVDEVIKNHPAQVEQYKKGKEPLLQFLKGMVMKATEGGADPQVAEKLLKKKLKN